A section of the Helicobacter jaachi genome encodes:
- the rpsR gene encoding 30S ribosomal protein S18, protein MEKKKYSKRYCRYTEAKLEFIDYKDVEMLKFSLSERYKIMPRRLTGNTKRWQERVEVAIKRARHMALIPYIVDRKRVVENPFKI, encoded by the coding sequence ATGGAGAAGAAAAAATATTCAAAGCGATACTGCCGCTACACAGAGGCAAAGTTAGAGTTTATCGACTACAAAGATGTGGAAATGCTTAAATTTTCACTTTCAGAGCGATATAAGATTATGCCAAGACGACTTACGGGCAATACAAAGCGTTGGCAGGAGCGCGTGGAGGTTGCCATTAAGCGCGCAAGACATATGGCACTTATTCCTTATATCGTGGATAGAAAAAGGGTGGTTGAAAATCCTTTTAAAATCTAG
- the glnA gene encoding type I glutamate--ammonia ligase: protein MSRVAIDKQAVAEFFRFCDDNDVEFIDFRFTDIKGVWHHVSFSRSAISEESFEGIPFDGSSIPAWQPVDKSDMVLIPEPVRYFIDPFTADTTVVVFCDIWDIYKNEPYEKCPRSIVKRATKYLQESGIGDVAYYGPENEFFIFDSIKIKDSVNCQYYEIDSEEGEWNRDREFEGGVNMGHRPGTKGGYFPVPPVDSMMDLRAEIVKVLNQVGLETFVLHHEVAQGQCEIGVKFGNMLEAADNVQKFKYVVRMVAHLNGKTATFMPKPLYGDNGSGMHVHISIWKESKNLFAGEAYQGLSQMALHFLGGVLKHARALAAFTNPSTNSYKRLIPGFEAPSILTYSAQNRSASIRIPYNSGEKAKRMEFRFPDSSSNPYLAFAAMLMAGLDGIIHKIEPGEPMEVNLFELTLDEIREKGIKQLPHTLRHAIEEMLLDKAYLKEGGVFSEEFIQTYKAYKFETEIWPWEARPHPFEFLTTYSC from the coding sequence ATGAGCAGAGTAGCGATAGATAAGCAGGCGGTAGCAGAGTTTTTTAGATTCTGTGATGATAATGATGTGGAGTTTATCGATTTTAGATTTACCGACATTAAGGGCGTGTGGCATCATGTGAGCTTCTCACGCAGCGCTATTAGCGAGGAGAGCTTTGAGGGCATACCCTTTGATGGTAGCTCAATCCCCGCGTGGCAGCCTGTTGATAAATCTGATATGGTGCTTATCCCCGAGCCGGTGCGCTATTTTATCGACCCATTTACTGCTGATACCACTGTTGTGGTGTTTTGTGATATTTGGGATATTTATAAAAATGAGCCTTATGAGAAATGTCCGCGCAGCATTGTAAAACGCGCAACCAAGTATTTGCAAGAAAGTGGCATAGGCGATGTGGCGTATTATGGACCTGAAAATGAGTTTTTCATCTTTGATTCTATAAAGATTAAGGATTCTGTAAATTGCCAGTATTATGAGATAGATTCTGAAGAGGGCGAGTGGAATCGCGATAGAGAGTTTGAAGGCGGCGTGAATATGGGACATCGCCCCGGCACTAAGGGCGGATATTTCCCTGTGCCGCCCGTAGATTCTATGATGGATTTGCGCGCGGAGATTGTTAAAGTGCTTAATCAAGTCGGCTTAGAAACTTTTGTGTTACATCATGAAGTGGCGCAAGGGCAATGCGAAATTGGTGTGAAGTTTGGCAATATGCTCGAAGCGGCGGACAATGTGCAGAAATTTAAGTATGTCGTACGCATGGTGGCACATCTCAATGGTAAGACTGCCACATTTATGCCAAAGCCGCTCTATGGCGACAATGGCAGCGGTATGCATGTGCATATTAGCATTTGGAAAGAGAGTAAAAATCTATTTGCAGGCGAGGCATATCAGGGCTTAAGCCAAATGGCATTGCATTTCTTGGGCGGTGTGCTAAAGCATGCGCGCGCGTTAGCAGCCTTTACAAATCCTAGCACGAATTCTTACAAGCGGCTTATTCCGGGCTTTGAAGCTCCTAGCATTCTTACTTATTCTGCGCAAAACCGCTCTGCTAGCATTAGAATCCCATACAACAGCGGTGAAAAGGCAAAGCGCATGGAGTTTAGATTTCCAGACAGCTCGAGCAATCCCTATCTTGCATTTGCTGCTATGCTTATGGCGGGACTTGATGGCATTATTCATAAAATTGAGCCAGGTGAGCCAATGGAGGTTAATCTCTTTGAGTTAACATTAGATGAAATTCGAGAAAAAGGCATTAAGCAGCTGCCTCATACTTTGCGCCACGCCATTGAGGAAATGCTCCTTGATAAAGCCTATCTTAAAGAAGGCGGTGTATTTAGTGAGGAGTTTATCCAAACTTATAAAGCGTATAAATTTGAAACAGAGATTTGGCCATGGGAAGCCCGCCCGCACCCCTTTGAGTTTCTTACTACTTATAGTTGCTAG
- the trpS gene encoding tryptophan--tRNA ligase: protein MQSMLTPHPSPTKSPKESHKTQNLAHKKRVFSGIQPTGNIHLGNYLGAVRHWVDSQDEFENIFCVVNSHAITTRQNPKELQQKTYELAGILLACGIDVQKSHLFIQSQIDEHAALAWILDCNIPMGDMSRMTQFKDKSSKNPKNINVGLFNYPALMAADILLYQTHSVPVGEDQKQHLELTRDVAERFNREYGQCFIIPEPMIAKVGARVMGLDNPQSKMSKSAKGENHAIFLLDNPDVITRKFKKAVTDSQSGIVFDEKREGLYNLLCIYEIFTHKSRAEIENEFVGKGYGHLKTALAEVVIESLRPIQATYQKLQNEQGYIKSVLDKSADAIRPIAKATYERAKELVGLI, encoded by the coding sequence ATGCAATCGATGCTAACTCCCCACCCATCTCCCACTAAATCCCCCAAAGAAAGCCATAAAACACAGAATCTAGCGCATAAAAAGCGTGTGTTTTCAGGTATTCAACCCACAGGCAATATTCATCTTGGTAATTATTTAGGTGCTGTGCGGCATTGGGTAGATTCTCAAGATGAGTTTGAAAATATCTTTTGTGTGGTCAATTCTCACGCCATCACCACGCGCCAAAATCCCAAAGAACTGCAGCAGAAAACTTACGAGCTAGCGGGCATTTTGCTAGCATGTGGCATTGATGTGCAGAAATCTCATCTTTTTATCCAAAGTCAAATCGATGAGCATGCCGCGCTTGCGTGGATTCTAGATTGTAATATCCCTATGGGCGATATGAGTCGTATGACGCAGTTTAAGGATAAATCAAGCAAAAATCCAAAAAATATTAATGTTGGACTTTTTAATTATCCCGCGCTTATGGCAGCAGATATCTTACTCTATCAAACCCATAGCGTGCCTGTGGGCGAGGACCAAAAGCAGCATTTGGAATTAACGCGCGATGTGGCGGAGCGATTTAATCGCGAATATGGGCAATGCTTTATTATCCCTGAACCTATGATTGCCAAAGTCGGTGCGCGTGTTATGGGACTAGATAATCCGCAAAGCAAAATGAGCAAATCCGCCAAAGGCGAAAATCACGCCATTTTCCTGCTTGATAACCCCGATGTGATTACGCGCAAATTTAAAAAAGCTGTTACAGATTCTCAAAGTGGCATTGTTTTTGACGAAAAGCGCGAGGGGCTGTATAATCTGCTGTGCATTTATGAGATTTTTACGCATAAAAGCCGCGCTGAAATTGAAAATGAATTTGTAGGCAAGGGCTATGGGCATTTAAAGACTGCACTTGCTGAAGTGGTCATAGAATCTTTGCGCCCCATTCAAGCGACATATCAAAAACTACAAAATGAGCAGGGCTATATCAAATCTGTGCTAGATAAAAGCGCAGATGCTATCCGCCCTATCGCTAAAGCCACTTACGAGAGGGCTAAGGAGCTTGTAGGGCTTATTTGA
- a CDS encoding pyruvate flavodoxin oxidoreductase subunit gamma, with the protein MLEIRWHSRAGQGAVTGAKGLADVIAGTGKEVQAFAFYGSAKRGASMTAYNRIDSEPILNHEKFMNPDYILVIDPGLVFITNICLYDKPSTKYIITTRLSKEELIAKKPELAGKEIYTLDCIQISIDALGKSIPNAPMLGALMKVSGMLEIDFFLESFSKVLGKKLPQKVIDANKVAIKRAYDEVK; encoded by the coding sequence ATGCTTGAGATACGATGGCACTCTCGCGCTGGGCAAGGTGCTGTAACTGGCGCAAAGGGCTTGGCTGATGTGATTGCGGGGACTGGCAAAGAAGTGCAGGCTTTTGCATTCTATGGCTCGGCAAAGCGAGGTGCTTCTATGACAGCTTATAATAGGATAGATTCTGAACCTATTTTAAATCATGAAAAATTTATGAATCCCGATTATATCTTGGTGATTGACCCGGGGCTTGTGTTTATTACAAATATTTGTCTTTATGATAAGCCCTCGACAAAATACATCATCACAACGCGTTTAAGCAAAGAGGAGCTTATCGCTAAAAAGCCCGAGCTAGCTGGTAAAGAGATTTATACGCTTGATTGTATTCAAATTTCAATTGACGCGCTGGGCAAGTCTATCCCTAATGCTCCAATGCTTGGGGCATTGATGAAAGTTTCTGGCATGCTTGAAATTGATTTCTTTTTAGAATCTTTCTCAAAAGTGCTTGGTAAAAAACTTCCTCAAAAAGTCATTGACGCCAATAAAGTGGCTATTAAGCGCGCTTATGATGAAGTTAAATAA
- a CDS encoding 4Fe-4S dicluster domain-containing protein, producing MDKLKDWDEFEIGSVLFPFKKGVDGAMELYKYERTYSGDSSFTDSVAHWRVEKPVHNSDICINCFNCWVYCPDTAILTANDKLAGVDYVHCKGCGVCVDVCPTNPKSLLMFDDYKPNEEALKEWPAKQPKKPKDEA from the coding sequence ATGGATAAGTTAAAAGATTGGGACGAATTTGAAATTGGCTCTGTGCTTTTCCCCTTTAAAAAAGGCGTAGATGGCGCAATGGAGCTTTATAAATATGAGCGCACTTATAGCGGCGATAGCTCATTTACTGATAGCGTCGCACACTGGCGTGTGGAAAAGCCTGTGCATAATAGCGATATTTGCATTAATTGCTTTAACTGCTGGGTGTATTGCCCTGATACGGCAATTCTTACCGCAAACGATAAGCTAGCGGGCGTAGATTATGTCCATTGTAAGGGCTGTGGCGTATGCGTAGATGTGTGCCCCACTAATCCTAAGTCATTGCTTATGTTTGATGACTATAAGCCTAATGAGGAAGCGCTTAAAGAATGGCCTGCAAAGCAGCCTAAAAAGCCAAAAGATGAAGCATAG
- a CDS encoding 2-oxoacid:ferredoxin oxidoreductase subunit alpha: MAKQMELRDIEVWDGNMAASQALRQAQIDVVAAYPITPSTPIVQNYGSFVSNGYIDGEFVMVESEHAAMSACVGAAAAGGRVATATSSQGFALMVEVLYQASGMRLPIVLNLVNRALAAPLNVNGDHSDMYLSRDTGWVNLCTYNPQEAYDFNLMAFKIAEDMRVRVPVIVNQDGFICSHTAQSVRPFSDEEAYKFIGDYIPHNPMLNFSNPITYGAQTEEDWHFEHKAQLHKGIMDSHLVIEEVFLAFENLTGRKYNLVETYMLDDAEVAIVALGTSVESARVAAQKIRKEKGIKAGVLSIRSLRPFPFKQVGEAMLGLKAVACLDRSLPAGTLGMLFNEFSAAALSAGAHPIMSNYIYGLGGRDLTQAHLENIFIELDANAKAGKLTHPLQQMLGLRGPKMSFL; this comes from the coding sequence ATGGCTAAGCAAATGGAATTAAGAGATATTGAAGTATGGGATGGGAATATGGCAGCCTCTCAAGCTTTGCGTCAAGCGCAAATTGATGTTGTAGCAGCCTATCCTATCACGCCCTCAACGCCTATTGTGCAGAATTATGGGAGTTTTGTGAGCAATGGCTACATTGATGGCGAATTTGTTATGGTAGAATCTGAGCATGCCGCTATGAGCGCGTGTGTGGGTGCCGCAGCAGCAGGCGGCAGAGTGGCTACTGCTACTAGCTCTCAAGGTTTTGCGCTTATGGTGGAGGTGCTTTATCAAGCCTCTGGTATGCGTTTGCCTATTGTGCTAAATCTTGTAAATCGCGCTCTAGCAGCCCCGCTTAATGTAAATGGCGACCATTCAGATATGTATCTTAGTCGCGATACAGGCTGGGTAAATCTCTGCACTTATAATCCACAGGAGGCGTATGATTTTAATCTTATGGCGTTTAAGATTGCTGAAGATATGCGCGTGAGGGTGCCTGTAATTGTCAATCAAGATGGCTTTATTTGCTCACACACAGCGCAATCTGTCCGCCCATTTAGCGATGAGGAGGCTTATAAATTCATAGGCGATTATATTCCGCACAATCCTATGCTTAATTTTTCTAATCCTATCACCTATGGTGCGCAAACAGAGGAGGATTGGCACTTTGAGCATAAAGCACAGCTGCATAAGGGCATTATGGATTCTCATTTGGTGATTGAGGAGGTTTTTTTGGCATTTGAGAATCTAACTGGGCGCAAATATAATCTTGTAGAGACTTATATGCTTGATGACGCAGAGGTGGCTATTGTGGCACTTGGCACAAGTGTAGAATCTGCTCGCGTAGCCGCACAAAAAATACGCAAGGAGAAAGGCATTAAAGCAGGTGTATTATCTATCCGCTCACTGCGTCCTTTTCCATTTAAACAAGTGGGCGAGGCTATGCTAGGGCTTAAAGCGGTGGCTTGCCTTGATAGGAGTTTGCCCGCTGGCACGCTTGGTATGCTTTTTAATGAATTTTCAGCAGCGGCACTATCTGCAGGCGCACACCCTATTATGTCAAATTATATTTATGGGCTTGGTGGGCGCGATTTGACACAGGCACATTTAGAAAATATCTTTATCGAATTAGATGCTAATGCTAAGGCTGGCAAGCTCACACACCCGCTCCAACAAATGCTGGGACTTCGCGGACCCAAAATGAGTTTTTTATAA
- a CDS encoding thiamine pyrophosphate-dependent enzyme — MVKEVKNLKEFQKSAKKFEGAHLLCPGCAHGMIVREVLNAVDGPIILGNSTGCLEVSSAVYPHTSWDVPWIHIGFENGSTAVAGAEAMYKALARKGKYTGEKPKFVAFGGDGATYDIGFQWISGCFERGHDMTYICLDNEVYANTGGQRSGSTPLGSSTSTTPAGSVSFGKKERKKDLLFIMAAHGAPYVAQVAPNKWKDMNKKIKRAIDTEGPTFINAMSACTTEWRFESNKTVEISDLAVDSLVFPLFEIIDGVEIHITYRPRNVIPVRDYLGAQGRFKHLFKPENEHIIEQFQKDVDKRWEYLQRREEANPQ; from the coding sequence ATGGTAAAAGAAGTTAAAAATCTTAAAGAATTTCAAAAATCAGCAAAAAAATTTGAGGGTGCGCATTTGCTTTGTCCGGGCTGCGCGCATGGTATGATTGTGCGTGAGGTGCTTAATGCAGTTGATGGACCCATCATTTTGGGGAATTCTACAGGTTGCCTTGAGGTTTCAAGTGCTGTGTATCCACATACAAGCTGGGACGTGCCGTGGATTCACATAGGGTTTGAGAATGGTTCTACCGCAGTGGCTGGAGCAGAGGCGATGTATAAGGCTTTGGCGCGTAAGGGCAAATATACAGGAGAGAAGCCCAAATTTGTAGCCTTTGGCGGTGATGGCGCAACTTATGATATAGGCTTTCAATGGATTAGCGGCTGCTTTGAGCGCGGACATGATATGACTTATATTTGTCTTGATAATGAGGTATATGCTAATACTGGAGGGCAGAGAAGTGGCTCTACACCGCTAGGCTCAAGCACTTCTACAACACCCGCTGGAAGCGTGAGCTTTGGAAAAAAGGAGCGCAAAAAGGATTTGCTTTTCATTATGGCAGCACATGGCGCGCCTTATGTTGCGCAAGTAGCGCCAAATAAATGGAAAGATATGAATAAAAAAATTAAGCGTGCCATTGATACAGAGGGTCCTACATTTATTAATGCCATGAGTGCTTGCACGACGGAGTGGCGCTTTGAATCTAATAAAACCGTTGAAATAAGCGATTTGGCTGTAGATTCTCTAGTGTTTCCATTATTTGAAATTATTGATGGCGTGGAGATTCATATCACTTATCGTCCGCGTAATGTTATCCCTGTGCGTGATTATTTGGGCGCACAAGGGCGATTTAAGCATCTTTTTAAACCCGAAAATGAGCATATTATTGAGCAGTTTCAAAAAGATGTAGATAAGCGTTGGGAGTATTTACAACGCAGAGAAGAAGCCAATCCACAATAA